Proteins encoded by one window of Kiritimatiellia bacterium:
- a CDS encoding type III-B CRISPR module-associated protein Cmr3, with amino-acid sequence MNVLLFQPTDVLFFRDGRPFETSGGHGARWPQPSVVFDAIHAALWRAFPTVQSWEHRHDYGRSSNRPRAGDTQRFGSLVTAGPFPVRLWDGAEQWLFPAPADVLAHGNKLYALQVRTNTGLPEGVKSNLPKPLRYPVVSPVPPLKHAETPAWWSAKAWSSYLEGRLSGGGTLKECETATPDDLYASESMTGIGISAVTGAQDREHIYAAEYLRLRPGVSMGALASMPMKQNGNPQDRRECLGHLFEKTKELILGGQQRVVCVSSKESRELPLPRMQTNEFNQHGGKFLVKWVLLSPSIWPRLKTPEGEHRGGWLPNWVDEKSGAVLLKYRTGKRRREWDPQKRRFVRRAENESDINAYLVAAVVPKAIAISGWTERIHLVPHESDWTKDGKAAHGARPLSLAVPAGAVYYFEADSADDAKKLAAVLNWHGTGNGDQVVNRRSTLLGEKGFGLGVCGTWRPVTSEDVSAC; translated from the coding sequence ATGAACGTGCTGCTATTTCAGCCGACGGATGTGCTGTTTTTCAGGGATGGCCGCCCCTTTGAGACCAGCGGCGGACATGGCGCTCGGTGGCCCCAGCCATCGGTTGTGTTCGATGCGATCCACGCGGCGCTGTGGCGCGCGTTCCCGACAGTTCAGTCCTGGGAACACCGTCACGACTATGGGCGGAGCAGCAACCGCCCCCGCGCAGGGGACACGCAACGGTTTGGTTCCCTTGTGACCGCGGGGCCCTTCCCCGTTCGATTGTGGGATGGTGCCGAGCAGTGGTTGTTCCCGGCGCCGGCGGATGTGCTTGCTCACGGGAACAAGTTGTACGCGCTGCAGGTGCGCACAAACACCGGCCTGCCCGAGGGTGTGAAGTCGAACCTACCGAAACCGCTGAGGTACCCCGTTGTCAGTCCGGTGCCCCCGCTGAAGCATGCCGAGACGCCAGCCTGGTGGAGCGCAAAGGCATGGAGCAGTTATCTGGAAGGCAGGCTAAGTGGCGGGGGGACGTTGAAGGAGTGTGAGACGGCGACTCCGGACGATTTGTACGCTTCGGAATCGATGACCGGAATCGGCATCTCTGCGGTGACCGGAGCCCAGGACCGAGAGCACATCTACGCGGCAGAGTATTTGCGATTGAGACCTGGTGTGAGCATGGGAGCGCTGGCCTCGATGCCAATGAAGCAAAACGGCAATCCGCAGGACCGGCGTGAATGTCTCGGCCATCTTTTTGAAAAGACAAAAGAACTGATTCTGGGGGGCCAGCAACGCGTGGTGTGCGTGTCCAGTAAAGAGAGTCGAGAACTACCGCTCCCCCGGATGCAGACCAACGAGTTTAATCAGCATGGGGGCAAATTCCTTGTGAAATGGGTATTGCTGTCGCCCTCGATCTGGCCACGGCTGAAGACTCCGGAGGGGGAGCATCGTGGGGGATGGCTGCCCAACTGGGTGGACGAGAAGAGTGGAGCCGTTCTCCTCAAGTACCGAACCGGAAAGCGGCGCCGGGAGTGGGATCCGCAAAAGAGGCGGTTCGTTCGGCGGGCGGAGAACGAGAGTGACATCAACGCATACCTGGTGGCGGCGGTTGTCCCGAAGGCCATCGCAATATCGGGCTGGACGGAGCGGATCCACCTGGTGCCACATGAGTCCGACTGGACCAAGGACGGGAAAGCGGCACATGGAGCTCGTCCGCTGTCGTTGGCGGTGCCGGCCGGCGCGGTTTACTACTTCGAGGCGGACTCAGCCGACGACGCGAAAAAGTTGGCCGCAGTTTTAAACTGGCATGGAACAGGAAACGGAGATCAGGTGGTCAACCGTCGCAGCACGCTGTTGGGCGAGAAGGGATTCGGTTTAGGCGTCTGCGGGACATGGCGACCAGTGACGTCTGAGGACGTCTCCGCATGTTGA
- the cas10 gene encoding type III-B CRISPR-associated protein Cas10/Cmr2 has protein sequence MSDLWRRKLAAYLHDPPEKAYDYGPGHVERARIYAESLDVAQVWRRLIHSPDWNAAAADRFVFPDGTKLGKNLGAESVEYRHPAGGAKLPTAELRFPDAAEAQRAISDIRPEWKADDPWTTFLRVWRQWLPYAAEHAAGQLWGACLLPYLPADTRIPDSTIWHHNAIVSALEATREGDEPDALLRPAFFLFQVSPVQEFIAQARSTRDLWSGSYLLSWLMMQAIKAVADQFGPDSVIFPSLARQPLYDFLEPRTGWKPHENDVLVPGVPNRFLALVRADFDGNKVEKAFQDEWERIADACLKWLRDRGAPFDEEHKQRYDDQVRRHWHIAWQLWPWQSVPAALTQLKEIPRGNCSPLHLAERVAKAIPAQHRDERCYRDPNGELSPGWAWSAHYQLCQHALDGRRNVREFDGLPTEPQRKRALCDAYGGREEAVLEEDAIKEFRNAELQPLFRHAEPLGAANLIKRVWHAAYLARLAEVDGSRRNLSRAKESFDSVPAIAAADFVAQLFSQVASEGPLREKWLEFLRAASEARGDYPDAIAKFENVTEEAWLARTDYSIFHLEQWDEAIAKVGSEKPEAVKRLRAAQKCLRELQKAASASPFKYYAVLALDGDEMGKWLSGDKTLPVRELLAERARQYFEENLVDQELVAKWLKSPRPVSPSWHLQFSESLANFGLYAVRRIVEEVHYGQLIYSGGDDVLAMLPAGEALSCACDLRAAWQGRWEDMSERCRELFRKAPEGFIWLMKPKGGRECSNEPGWPLLVPGPRATVSVGIAIGHYSEPLQEMVRAAQAAGHRAKGPPEKGGWGRDAVSVTLFKRSGETLYWGTKFSASYTAGEAQRDGGRSAAWPLLEYLWRHYRTPWGEPKRRMPIGNRFPYRLAELLSRYGDVNLDADKMLEIAKKEVAHVIERQTLSDETASQNKFCRRELQQLCESYLKELANFASVRTGADEEAQQGVANSGGGRRSRPLKEFVGLFLVEAFIGRQAEERT, from the coding sequence ATGAGCGATCTATGGCGTCGTAAACTGGCCGCGTACCTGCATGATCCGCCGGAGAAGGCCTACGATTATGGGCCGGGGCATGTGGAGCGCGCACGGATCTATGCGGAGAGCCTAGATGTCGCGCAAGTTTGGAGGCGTCTGATCCACAGCCCGGACTGGAATGCCGCGGCAGCGGACCGGTTTGTCTTTCCCGACGGCACAAAGCTCGGCAAGAACCTGGGCGCCGAATCTGTGGAGTACAGACATCCGGCTGGCGGAGCAAAACTTCCCACTGCCGAACTGAGGTTTCCGGACGCCGCCGAGGCCCAACGTGCGATCTCCGACATCCGTCCCGAGTGGAAAGCCGACGATCCGTGGACGACGTTCTTGCGCGTGTGGCGTCAGTGGCTGCCATATGCGGCAGAGCATGCGGCTGGGCAGTTGTGGGGCGCTTGTCTCTTGCCGTATCTGCCCGCGGACACCCGGATTCCGGATTCCACGATTTGGCATCACAATGCGATCGTCAGTGCGCTGGAAGCCACGCGCGAAGGCGATGAGCCGGATGCGCTCCTCAGGCCGGCGTTTTTCCTCTTTCAAGTGAGTCCTGTTCAGGAATTTATTGCGCAGGCGCGGTCCACGCGCGATCTGTGGAGCGGCTCCTATCTGCTCTCGTGGCTGATGATGCAAGCGATCAAAGCGGTCGCCGACCAGTTTGGCCCCGACTCGGTCATCTTCCCGAGCTTGGCCCGCCAGCCGCTGTACGATTTTCTGGAGCCGCGCACGGGCTGGAAGCCGCACGAAAACGATGTTCTGGTGCCCGGCGTTCCCAATCGCTTTCTCGCGCTCGTGCGAGCCGATTTCGACGGCAATAAGGTCGAGAAAGCGTTCCAAGATGAATGGGAGCGAATTGCCGACGCATGCTTGAAGTGGCTGCGAGACCGCGGAGCGCCCTTCGATGAGGAGCACAAGCAGCGATACGACGACCAGGTACGGCGGCATTGGCACATCGCCTGGCAGCTCTGGCCGTGGCAGAGCGTGCCGGCTGCGCTGACCCAGCTGAAAGAAATTCCGCGGGGCAACTGCAGCCCTCTGCACTTGGCGGAGAGAGTTGCAAAGGCGATTCCCGCGCAACATCGCGATGAGCGCTGTTACCGCGACCCCAACGGCGAGCTCTCACCCGGCTGGGCATGGAGCGCGCACTACCAGCTTTGCCAGCACGCGCTCGATGGCCGCCGGAACGTGCGCGAGTTTGATGGGCTGCCGACGGAACCCCAGCGCAAGCGCGCGTTGTGCGACGCCTATGGCGGCCGTGAGGAAGCAGTCCTCGAAGAAGACGCGATCAAAGAGTTTCGGAACGCGGAGCTTCAGCCCCTGTTTCGGCATGCAGAGCCTCTGGGGGCGGCCAACCTCATCAAGCGCGTGTGGCACGCCGCCTATCTGGCGAGGCTTGCTGAGGTGGACGGTTCGCGCCGCAACCTGAGCCGCGCGAAGGAATCCTTTGACTCCGTGCCCGCCATCGCAGCGGCGGATTTCGTTGCGCAGCTGTTTTCTCAAGTTGCTTCCGAAGGGCCTCTGCGGGAAAAGTGGCTCGAGTTTCTTCGTGCGGCGTCAGAGGCGAGGGGTGATTATCCGGACGCCATCGCCAAGTTTGAAAATGTGACTGAGGAAGCATGGCTTGCACGGACCGATTACAGCATTTTCCACCTCGAGCAGTGGGATGAGGCGATTGCGAAGGTTGGGTCCGAGAAGCCCGAGGCGGTGAAGCGGTTGCGCGCTGCACAGAAGTGCCTGAGGGAGCTGCAGAAGGCAGCGAGCGCGAGCCCGTTCAAGTACTACGCGGTGCTCGCGCTGGATGGGGACGAAATGGGCAAATGGCTCAGCGGTGACAAGACACTGCCAGTGCGAGAGCTCCTCGCCGAACGCGCCCGCCAGTACTTTGAGGAGAATTTGGTTGATCAGGAGTTGGTCGCAAAGTGGCTGAAGTCGCCCCGCCCGGTGAGTCCCTCGTGGCATCTTCAGTTCAGCGAATCGCTGGCGAATTTTGGTCTTTATGCGGTACGCCGGATCGTAGAAGAGGTGCACTACGGGCAGCTCATCTACAGTGGCGGCGATGACGTGCTGGCGATGTTGCCGGCCGGTGAAGCGCTCTCGTGCGCATGCGATTTGCGTGCGGCCTGGCAGGGGCGCTGGGAGGACATGTCGGAGAGGTGCAGAGAGCTGTTCCGCAAAGCGCCGGAAGGATTCATCTGGCTCATGAAACCCAAAGGCGGCAGGGAATGTTCGAACGAGCCGGGATGGCCTCTTCTGGTGCCAGGACCGCGGGCGACGGTGTCGGTGGGTATCGCGATCGGGCACTACAGTGAGCCGCTCCAAGAGATGGTTCGTGCCGCGCAGGCGGCGGGGCATCGTGCGAAGGGGCCACCCGAGAAGGGGGGGTGGGGCCGGGACGCAGTCTCCGTAACGCTGTTCAAGCGCAGCGGGGAGACCCTTTATTGGGGAACCAAATTCAGCGCAAGTTACACGGCTGGTGAGGCGCAACGGGATGGGGGGAGAAGCGCGGCATGGCCGTTGCTGGAGTATCTCTGGCGGCACTACCGCACGCCGTGGGGCGAGCCGAAGCGGCGGATGCCGATCGGCAACCGGTTCCCCTATCGTCTGGCCGAGCTGCTGAGCCGGTATGGCGATGTCAATCTTGACGCCGACAAAATGCTGGAGATCGCGAAGAAAGAAGTGGCGCATGTGATCGAACGGCAGACGCTCTCTGACGAAACGGCGTCGCAGAACAAGTTCTGCCGCCGTGAACTCCAGCAGCTCTGCGAGAGCTATCTCAAAGAGCTGGCGAACTTCGCCAGCGTGAGGACCGGGGCGGACGAGGAAGCGCAGCAGGGCGTCGCCAACAGCGGGGGTGGGCGCCGGTCCAGACCGCTAAAAGAATTCGTGGGGCTGTTCCTCGTCGAGGCGTTTATTGGCCGACAGGCAGAGGAGCGAACATGA
- a CDS encoding TIGR02710 family CRISPR-associated CARF protein yields MTESGAQTTAEQMSLVVVTVGGSPDPILHVLRAYRPEHVLFVCSEESRSEADKILSILRSEGIRPHPSYLTLDRPEDLGPCYAAIRRHLDERVRLLNVSPDKVLVDYTGGTKTMSAALVLAAVERFHHFNYVGGSRRNRDGLGVVISGKERDVRQPNPWEQLAVRDVERARDLWDHLAFEEAARVLREAAARLRGPRRRFEALADLASAMGARHRLDFRAAKNHLDRLQRDLPNLCDGEESRPEIDVLLRFVKSAHCYIEKLRQASGEELLREILDNAIRTARERRWEDAAARLYRAMEMRAHLWLEQSSGGVIRRGQVEEKHLPEQLRGRPYVRVEGGKARFSLESAIRAAADLGCKAAQRLAEDIAKGADSCLRRATEKRNSSILAHGVTAIGEEGFEQMKKLAKELFEFDLDVEAHPIPPFDVRWLMPGEAAR; encoded by the coding sequence GTGACGGAGAGCGGGGCGCAGACGACGGCGGAACAGATGTCGCTGGTCGTTGTCACCGTCGGGGGATCCCCGGATCCGATTCTCCACGTGCTTCGCGCGTACCGGCCCGAGCACGTGCTGTTTGTGTGCTCTGAGGAGAGCCGTTCCGAAGCCGACAAGATCCTTTCGATTCTCCGTTCCGAGGGTATTCGCCCGCACCCCTCGTACCTCACGCTGGATCGGCCGGAAGATCTTGGCCCCTGCTACGCGGCGATCCGACGTCATCTGGACGAGCGTGTACGGCTCTTGAACGTCTCACCGGACAAGGTGCTGGTGGATTACACGGGCGGCACAAAGACGATGAGCGCCGCGCTGGTGCTCGCCGCGGTCGAGCGCTTTCATCATTTCAACTACGTGGGCGGTTCTCGGCGCAACCGCGATGGGCTAGGGGTGGTGATCAGTGGGAAGGAACGGGACGTTCGGCAACCGAATCCGTGGGAACAACTGGCCGTACGAGACGTCGAACGGGCCCGGGATCTTTGGGATCACCTTGCGTTTGAGGAGGCGGCGAGGGTGCTGCGGGAGGCTGCGGCCCGATTGAGAGGGCCGCGACGCCGATTTGAGGCGTTGGCAGATCTCGCCTCCGCGATGGGAGCGCGGCATCGTCTTGATTTTCGTGCCGCGAAAAACCATCTCGATCGGCTGCAAAGAGACCTGCCGAATTTGTGTGATGGCGAAGAGTCACGCCCTGAGATCGATGTGCTGCTCCGGTTTGTGAAGTCAGCCCATTGTTACATCGAAAAGTTACGGCAGGCGTCGGGTGAGGAATTGCTGCGTGAGATTCTGGATAATGCGATTCGAACCGCGCGCGAGCGCCGCTGGGAGGATGCCGCGGCGCGGTTGTACCGCGCAATGGAGATGCGCGCACACCTGTGGTTGGAGCAGAGCAGTGGGGGTGTGATTCGACGGGGACAAGTGGAAGAGAAGCATCTGCCGGAACAACTTCGGGGACGGCCCTATGTGAGAGTTGAAGGGGGCAAGGCCCGCTTTTCGCTGGAGAGTGCGATCCGGGCAGCGGCGGATCTAGGGTGTAAGGCGGCGCAACGTTTGGCGGAGGACATCGCAAAGGGAGCGGACAGCTGCTTGCGCCGGGCGACCGAGAAACGAAACTCCAGTATTCTTGCCCATGGGGTGACGGCGATCGGTGAGGAGGGATTCGAGCAGATGAAGAAGCTGGCGAAAGAGCTGTTCGAATTTGATCTGGACGTGGAGGCACATCCAATTCCGCCCTTTGACGTTCGTTGGCTGATGCCAGGAGAAGCGGCGCGATGA
- a CDS encoding glycosyl hydrolase has translation MRVPWVGLAVGWAAGVLTGGTIRADNDLQAGFAQPPASARPHTWWHWMNGHISREGITADLQAMAAVGVGGAQIFNVDCGIPPGPVKFMSPEWLGLFRHALEEAERLGLEICVHNCAGWSSSGGPWVKPEHAMQVLTWSETRVRGGDTFRGRLPRPRATWDTYRDIAVLAFPLPAAERDRFEEAGATVVAVAPNVQGARVLDGDPDTAVQLPRPAKEGATELTIALQRPFVVRTVELAMNTGRRAERVELLAGDATNALRRVSEFTVPPQLRRPTPHAVGIPTVTARVFRLLFRTPPAERTPATIDLGEVRLSGGRMIENWVQKAGFLRGGAAVPAEGPKEEGVTISRARIVDLSDRMKPDGFLEWTAPADDPEWILARYGFTPTGKNNHPAPAEGTGPEVDKMSRQAADAFWEGGLRPLVEAAGGLVGRSWRHLLIDSYEVGSQNWTPRFREEFRARRGYDLLPFLPAMTGRIVDDLATSERFLWDLRRTIADLFHENYFGYFAELCRRHNLQLSIEPYGNGIFDEVAAGSHAEIPMGEFWVHGGASSSAKLAASIAHVYGRRYVGAESFTARWEDGRWLNHPAQLKALGDLIWCQGVNRFIFHRYAHQPWLDVAPGMTMGPWGFHFERTVTWWEPGAEWLRYLARGQWMLQEGLHVADVLAWSGESAPAAASAPADLPPGYDWDAADTATVIQRLQVEGGDLVAPHGSRWRVLVLPRQPVMTLATARRLTELVAAGARICGPAPERSPSLAEGAEADAELRKLVRAHWSGEPPDQSQRKIWARPLSEVLAAYQIEPDVLFPSEVPGARPRVAWIHRRNRSGEWYLVSNQSGRHMILPVSFRVSGRQPELWDAERGRIALAPLWRMENGRTVVTLDLGVDDSVFVVFRSPATSPPLREVRINGRGWVEAAEREVGPLRVLRALYTDPDDHRRSRDLAGRLNERIQRNRLVVRVDNTLGGDPAPFTPKVLIVDFVSGDRTGSVTVAENSWLELPPPQQTVVPASLPPPVLEATAQGVQLSSWETARVEWVAGNGRSGSARLVPPPPVPVDGPWTVKFPPHRGAPAQIELKELISWTDHPEPGVRFFSGSAMYATVFHWRDEIPRGGRRALLDLGDVRVIAEPVLNGRPLGVLWRAPFRADITEALRKGENQLEVRVTNLWPNRLIGDEHLPEDCDWPVHGPLKQLPEWFVKRLPRPSGRIAFTTWRHWTRNDPLIPSGLLGPVRIWRGLVCELAPPADTAAHGSAD, from the coding sequence ATGCGAGTGCCTTGGGTGGGCTTGGCGGTCGGGTGGGCGGCGGGAGTGCTGACGGGGGGAACGATCCGCGCAGATAACGATTTGCAAGCGGGTTTTGCGCAGCCGCCAGCGTCGGCGCGGCCTCACACGTGGTGGCACTGGATGAATGGCCACATCAGCCGGGAGGGCATCACCGCGGACCTCCAGGCGATGGCAGCAGTGGGCGTCGGCGGCGCTCAGATCTTCAATGTGGACTGCGGGATTCCGCCGGGGCCGGTGAAGTTTATGTCGCCCGAATGGCTGGGACTCTTTCGCCACGCGCTTGAGGAGGCGGAGCGGCTCGGCCTCGAGATTTGTGTGCACAACTGCGCCGGCTGGTCGAGCAGCGGCGGGCCGTGGGTGAAACCCGAACACGCCATGCAGGTGCTGACCTGGTCGGAAACGCGCGTGCGAGGTGGGGACACATTCCGAGGTCGGCTGCCCCGTCCGCGCGCGACGTGGGACACCTATCGTGACATCGCGGTCCTCGCGTTTCCCCTTCCTGCCGCAGAACGCGACCGATTTGAAGAGGCCGGTGCAACGGTGGTCGCTGTGGCGCCCAACGTTCAGGGGGCAAGGGTGCTGGACGGCGATCCCGACACGGCGGTGCAACTTCCGCGGCCGGCAAAGGAGGGTGCCACCGAGTTGACGATCGCACTGCAACGCCCGTTCGTCGTGCGGACGGTGGAACTGGCGATGAACACCGGTCGTCGCGCGGAACGGGTGGAGCTGCTCGCCGGGGATGCCACGAACGCGTTGCGGCGCGTGAGTGAGTTCACTGTGCCGCCCCAACTGCGGCGACCGACACCGCATGCAGTGGGGATCCCCACGGTCACCGCGCGAGTGTTCCGGCTGTTGTTCCGGACGCCGCCGGCCGAGCGGACACCGGCGACGATCGATCTAGGTGAGGTGCGCCTGTCCGGCGGCAGGATGATTGAAAACTGGGTTCAGAAGGCGGGATTCCTACGAGGAGGCGCGGCGGTGCCCGCCGAAGGGCCGAAGGAAGAGGGCGTCACGATTTCTCGTGCTCGAATCGTGGACCTCAGTGACCGGATGAAGCCGGACGGATTTCTCGAATGGACCGCCCCCGCGGACGATCCAGAGTGGATTCTCGCGCGCTACGGGTTTACGCCAACCGGCAAGAACAACCACCCCGCGCCGGCGGAGGGGACTGGACCTGAGGTGGACAAGATGAGCCGTCAGGCCGCTGACGCATTCTGGGAGGGAGGCCTACGCCCCCTTGTGGAAGCGGCCGGTGGTCTGGTGGGCCGGTCGTGGAGGCATCTGTTGATCGACAGCTATGAGGTCGGGTCACAGAACTGGACCCCGCGGTTTCGCGAGGAATTTCGCGCTCGGCGCGGTTACGACCTGCTGCCGTTTCTGCCTGCGATGACCGGCCGCATCGTGGACGACTTGGCCACCTCGGAGCGGTTTCTCTGGGATCTGCGGCGCACGATTGCCGATCTGTTTCATGAGAACTATTTCGGATACTTCGCCGAACTTTGCCGGCGGCACAACCTGCAGCTGTCGATCGAGCCGTATGGCAACGGGATCTTCGATGAAGTGGCCGCCGGCTCGCACGCAGAGATTCCGATGGGCGAGTTCTGGGTGCACGGTGGCGCGTCCTCTTCCGCGAAACTGGCGGCATCGATCGCGCACGTGTACGGCCGGCGCTACGTCGGCGCGGAATCGTTCACCGCGCGCTGGGAAGATGGCCGGTGGCTCAACCATCCGGCCCAGCTGAAGGCACTGGGCGATCTGATCTGGTGCCAGGGTGTCAACCGGTTCATTTTCCACCGCTACGCACACCAACCGTGGCTGGACGTGGCGCCGGGAATGACGATGGGACCCTGGGGGTTTCACTTCGAGCGGACGGTGACGTGGTGGGAACCAGGGGCGGAGTGGCTTCGGTATTTGGCACGCGGCCAGTGGATGTTGCAGGAGGGTCTGCATGTGGCGGACGTGCTGGCGTGGAGCGGCGAGTCGGCGCCGGCCGCGGCCTCGGCCCCTGCCGATCTGCCTCCGGGATATGACTGGGATGCGGCAGACACGGCGACGGTTATACAGAGGCTTCAAGTCGAGGGGGGAGACTTGGTGGCGCCGCATGGTAGCCGTTGGCGCGTACTCGTGCTACCGCGCCAGCCGGTGATGACGCTGGCGACCGCCCGGCGCTTGACGGAGCTTGTGGCGGCGGGTGCGCGAATCTGCGGGCCGGCGCCAGAGCGTTCGCCTTCGCTCGCGGAGGGGGCGGAGGCCGACGCCGAGCTTCGCAAGCTGGTGCGGGCGCACTGGAGTGGCGAGCCGCCGGATCAATCGCAGCGAAAAATCTGGGCTCGGCCGCTCTCCGAGGTGCTCGCGGCCTATCAGATTGAGCCGGACGTCCTGTTTCCCTCCGAGGTCCCCGGCGCACGGCCGCGTGTCGCCTGGATTCACCGGCGCAACCGCAGTGGGGAGTGGTACCTGGTCTCCAACCAGTCCGGCCGGCATATGATTCTGCCCGTTTCGTTTCGGGTGAGTGGACGGCAGCCCGAGCTGTGGGACGCGGAACGTGGCCGTATCGCGCTGGCGCCGCTGTGGCGGATGGAGAATGGCCGGACGGTGGTCACGTTGGACCTCGGCGTCGACGATTCGGTGTTTGTCGTGTTTCGCTCGCCCGCGACGTCGCCGCCCTTGCGCGAGGTGCGAATCAACGGGCGAGGGTGGGTGGAAGCCGCCGAACGTGAGGTGGGACCGCTGCGGGTGCTGAGAGCGTTGTACACCGATCCGGACGACCACCGTCGTAGTCGCGATCTCGCGGGGCGGCTCAACGAACGGATCCAGCGGAACCGCCTCGTGGTGCGCGTGGACAACACCCTCGGCGGTGACCCCGCTCCGTTCACTCCAAAGGTGCTGATCGTCGACTTTGTGAGCGGCGATCGGACCGGGTCGGTCACGGTCGCCGAGAACTCCTGGCTGGAACTGCCGCCGCCCCAACAGACGGTGGTGCCGGCCTCGCTACCCCCACCGGTTCTGGAAGCGACCGCGCAGGGCGTGCAGCTGAGCAGTTGGGAAACAGCACGAGTGGAATGGGTGGCGGGGAACGGGCGCTCAGGAAGTGCGAGGCTCGTGCCTCCGCCCCCCGTACCTGTCGACGGCCCGTGGACGGTCAAATTCCCGCCTCATCGCGGGGCGCCGGCGCAAATCGAGCTGAAGGAGCTGATTTCGTGGACGGATCATCCCGAGCCCGGCGTCCGGTTCTTTTCTGGATCCGCGATGTATGCGACGGTGTTTCATTGGAGGGACGAAATTCCGCGCGGCGGGCGGCGGGCCCTCCTAGACTTGGGCGATGTGCGGGTGATTGCGGAGCCGGTTCTGAATGGGCGGCCACTCGGCGTTCTCTGGCGCGCGCCGTTCCGCGCGGATATCACCGAGGCGCTCCGTAAGGGTGAAAACCAGCTCGAGGTGCGTGTGACCAACCTCTGGCCAAACCGCCTGATTGGCGACGAGCATCTGCCGGAGGATTGCGACTGGCCCGTGCACGGACCGCTGAAGCAACTGCCGGAATGGTTCGTGAAGAGACTTCCGCGGCCGAGCGGCCGAATCGCATTCACGACGTGGAGACACTGGACCCGGAACGATCCGCTGATACCGTCCGGTCTTCTGGGGCCGGTTCGGATTTGGCGTGGTCTTGTGTGCGAGCTGGCACCGCCGGCGGACACCGCTGCGCACGGATCCGCAGATTGA
- a CDS encoding NUDIX domain-containing protein, whose protein sequence is MEMKSATGAQAGGIAPEEWFDVVDEAGRPVGRAPRRECHGNPALIHPAVHVFVFDSRGRLFLQRRSLTKDIQPGRWDTSVGGHLRPGEAPEAGAKREMMEELGVEAPLRFSHAYVWRSPVETEYVRSYVAQHEGPFRLDPAELAEGRFWTADEIARARGRGVFTPNFEHELEWLARDPAGALAALGVASGFARARGSRAGGDPPLV, encoded by the coding sequence ATGGAAATGAAGTCCGCCACTGGAGCCCAGGCCGGCGGCATCGCGCCGGAGGAGTGGTTCGACGTCGTGGACGAGGCGGGCCGGCCGGTCGGCCGCGCTCCCCGGCGTGAATGTCACGGAAATCCCGCGCTGATTCACCCGGCGGTACACGTGTTCGTATTTGATTCCCGAGGGCGGTTGTTTCTGCAGCGGCGCTCGCTAACGAAAGACATCCAGCCCGGACGTTGGGACACATCGGTGGGTGGCCACCTACGTCCGGGTGAGGCGCCCGAGGCGGGCGCGAAGCGGGAGATGATGGAGGAGCTGGGCGTCGAGGCACCGCTGAGATTTTCCCATGCGTATGTGTGGCGTTCGCCGGTGGAGACGGAGTACGTGCGTAGCTATGTGGCCCAGCATGAGGGGCCCTTTCGTCTGGATCCCGCGGAGCTTGCGGAGGGGCGGTTCTGGACTGCAGACGAGATCGCTCGTGCGCGCGGCCGCGGTGTGTTTACGCCCAACTTCGAGCACGAACTCGAGTGGCTGGCGCGGGACCCGGCGGGCGCGCTAGCGGCGCTGGGCGTGGCATCTGGTTTCGCGCGGGCCAGGGGCTCTCGCGCGGGGGGCGATCCGCCGCTGGTCTAA